The segment GGGCTGTGCGGGGTCTGGCATGGAGACCCCCCgtcaccccctgccccccggggccgggaggggggaggcgggcagcgggggctgcCGGCGGTGTCCGTACCGGGCGGCAGGGAAGAGGCTGGGCACCTCCGATGGGGTGAGCATCCGATGTGGGGATGGGTGCTCCTGGATGGGTGCTCCTGGGTCCTGCTGGCCACCGATGCttgattggggggggggggggaggggggatgtCCTCCCTCTAGGTTAGGGGGGCTGTTGTGAAGAGTTCGGGGGCTCTTCATCGCCCTTCATCgccttcctctccccctcccgGCAGATCCTGCAGGAAGGTGCGGAGAGCAGCCGTCGCCAGCTCCTCATCGAGGCCTTCGTCTCGGAGGGCAGGGTGGACAACATCACCATGGTCATGGGGCTGCACCCCCAGTATCTCAGCAGCTTTTGGAAGACCCAGTACCTCCTGCTGCGCATGGACGGGCCCCTGCCCTACCACAAGCGCCACTACATCGCCATCATGGTGAGATGGGGGTcccttggggtgggggggtccctggaGGGGACGTGTGGTCCTCTGCCGGGTTTTTGCCCGGAGGCAGGAAGGTGTTTGGGACCCCACAGCTGGGGTCCCCCTTGGAACTGTGGTCCCAGAGGTTTGGAAGCTCCTTTGGGGTTGGTCCCATGGGGCACATCCAGGGTACCCCAGCACCCCTTCCCTCTAGAGCCCCTGGGGACCAGCATTAatttggggtgggtgggggggggagacCCCTGTCTGTTTCCTCCCCAGGGAAAACCCTCCAAGGATGATGGaacgggggtgggggggtggggtgggtggtgtGGCTGTCTGCCTTGGATTCTCCAAGGGCTTGTAGCAGGGTTGGGAGTCCcccggtgggtgctgggggctgacTGCCCGGCTCTCCCCACAGGCAGCAGCCCGGCACCAGTGCTCCTACCTGGTGGGTTTGCACATAGGGGAGTTCCTGCAGGTGGGGGGCAACCCGGCAtggctgcaggggctgcacTGTGCCCCCCAAAAACTCAGGAACCTCAATGAGATCAACAAACTGCTGGCGCACCGGCCCTGGCTCATCACCAAGGAGCACATCGAGGTGAGAGCTCGGTGCAGATCGCCCCTCAAAACACACtttattttttgggggtgggaCCCCGGGGGCCACATCCCTGCGTgcacccccactccccccagGTTTAACCCTTTCAGGGCTGAGGGAGTCTCTGAGCCGGGGCGCAGGGTCTGCGCTGCTCCGGATGGACGGGGAAGGGGCGACTTGTCCCCCATGGCTGGGGACAGTCCTGTCAACAGCGGCTGGCTTTTGGGGGAGGCGCATCCCAAACACCCTCCTGTCTCCCTGCCCTTGCCTTACCCCGGCTCTGGGGTGCAGTGGGGGGGTTACAGCCCGGGGGGGGTCTCTCCAACCCCCCGTGCCTTGCAGGCTCTGCTGAAGACAGGGGAGAACAGCTGGTCACTGGCGGAGCTGGTGCAAGCCCTGGTGCTCCTCACCCACTACCACTCGCTCGCCTCCTTCGTCTTCGGCTGCGGCATCAACCCCGAGGAGGAGCAGGACGGGGGGCGCGGCTGCCGGCCCCCTTCGCCCCACAGCGacagcagccctgcctctgaTGACAACATGGGGGGCTCTGGGgtaagggaaggggggggcttCGCCTTGCAGGGTGGAGGGGTGCTCGACTGCTTCGTGGTCCTTCCCCTGGGAATTGCCCCAAGGACTTTTACTGGGAACAGCAGATGCTTTAGGGCTGTGCGGTAGCACCCCCCTCCTGGCTCCCAGGATGAAGCACGGGAGCAGCCGGGATCCAGGCAGGACAAACCCGGAGGCAAATGCTCTTTCGAGCACCCCCGGGGCTGCTCCAAGTGACAGCAGAGCTGTCGGTGTGCAGAGAGCAGCTTGTCTGCTTGTGACCCCTCGGCAACGTGGCTCGACCTGGGGCAGGGTTGACTCTGCCCTCTGCTTGCCCAGGGCAGAGATGCCATGCAGGAGGTGGAGGTGCTGATGGAGAGGCTGAAGCTGCTGCAGGAAAgccagctggaggaggagggtgtCACGCAGGAGGAGATGGCAACGCGCTTTGAGCTGGAGAAGACGGAGAGTTTGCTGGTCGCTCCCTCGGGTGAGGAGGTGCAGGGGTGCGGCTGGCTGGGGCCGGGGTCCCCACGGGCCGGGGAAGTCacgggggaggagggaaggagcggGATCCGTCGCCCAGCTGCGGGGCTGACTCTGTCCAGAGTCGCACTGCTTCGCTCACGGCCGCTGCGGTGATGCCTTGCAGATATTACGGATCACTCCCCGCAGTCCAACGTCCTCTGCTTCGTGGAGGACCCCGAGTTCAGCTACAAGGACTTCACGCGGAGGGGCGAGCAGGCGCCCCCCACTTTCCGTGCGCAGGTGGGTGCTCGCAGTCCCGTGCCagccggcggggagggggtggcagggtgctgggtggcagggtgctgggtggcAGGTCCTGCTTGTCTCGgtgcgggggcagcggggctctTCCCAGGGTCTTGGCGCTGCACGGACAGTGTGGGTGCAGAGCATGAAGGGCTGGGAccaggctggagctgcctgAGCAACGCAACCAGATCCTGCTAATTGAGGGGGGTTGACATGGAGAGGGGAGACCCCTCCTTATGTCCCTGGCTTTGAAGGGACCCCGTGTTTCTCCATCAAGCCCCTAACCCCAGCATCCCTTCTCCGGCAGGATTACACCTGGGAGGACCACGGCTACTCACTGATCAACCGCCTCTACCCCGACGTGGGGCAGCTCCTGGATGAGAAGTTCCAGGTCGTCTACAACCTGACGTACAACACCATCGCCATGCACTGCGGCGTGGACACGTCCATGCTGCGCAGGGCCATCTGGAACTACGTCCACTGTGTTTTTGGCATCCGGTAGGTCCCCGAGCCATGGCCGGAGCCTGTTTTCTGCCCTGGGTGGAGCCCGTGAGCCGGGTCCAGCCCGGGAGCCTGCGACTGGGTCTTGGTGAGAGTGATGCTGCTGCTTGGACTAAGGCAAAGGGGTGCTCTTAGGCTCGGCTTAGGTCTGGAAAGACTCTGGGGGTGTACGAATAGCCAGGGGTTGTACCTGGCGTGACGcgttctcctctctcccccagcTATGACGACTACGACTACGGGGAGGTGAACCAGCTCCTGGAGCGCAGCTTGAAGATCTACATCAAGACGGTGGCTTGCTACCCGGAGAAGACAACCAAGCGGATGTACACGCAGTTCTGGAGACACTTCAAGCACTCGGAGAAGGTGCtgccccatcccttcccctcgctgcagggtggtggtggggtgctgagctgcccccccccgcccccatgcCCTAATCCTGCTCTCCCTGCGTAGGTGCACATCAACCTGCTCTTGCTGGAGGCTCGgatgcaggcagctctgctctaCGCCCTGAGAGCCGTCACCCGCTACATGACCTGACTGgcttctgctccctcctcctcctcctcctcctcctcctgccgcaGGTTTGGGGGAAAGGCCAGGGGAGAGCTGGTGCCCTAAAGACTCTGCTGGAATGTTGTTTCCCCGCTTAAGGGGCCTGGAGCTATGGAAGGAAAGGGGGGGCTTCCCTGCCCCCCATCCCAGGAGAGGGGACCCCCAAGAAGCCGTCAGTGCCGGGAAGACTCTGGAGTGCTCCCCTGGgcttggcagagctggggggggctcagctgctctgtgcctttttttgggggtgagCCCGAACGAAGCCGAACGGGGATGCTCCCGGGTACCGCCTTCGCCACGCGGTGCTGGTGTTACACCTCTGTGCCACGTCCTGACACCAAGACTGCCGCCGTGGAGGGCTGTCCCTGCGCCAGAGACCACCGGAGCGTATCGTGGGCTTTGCCCCTGCTGCGTGGGTCTGGGGCTGGAAGGTGCCGGTGGG is part of the Balearica regulorum gibbericeps isolate bBalReg1 chromosome 22, bBalReg1.pri, whole genome shotgun sequence genome and harbors:
- the SESN2 gene encoding sestrin-2, giving the protein MLVAGSPCRPAGLEEYRGCGVRRGGEDRGVKVPQQLGRGPSAFIPLEEILQEGAESSRRQLLIEAFVSEGRVDNITMVMGLHPQYLSSFWKTQYLLLRMDGPLPYHKRHYIAIMAAARHQCSYLVGLHIGEFLQVGGNPAWLQGLHCAPQKLRNLNEINKLLAHRPWLITKEHIEALLKTGENSWSLAELVQALVLLTHYHSLASFVFGCGINPEEEQDGGRGCRPPSPHSDSSPASDDNMGGSGGRDAMQEVEVLMERLKLLQESQLEEEGVTQEEMATRFELEKTESLLVAPSDITDHSPQSNVLCFVEDPEFSYKDFTRRGEQAPPTFRAQDYTWEDHGYSLINRLYPDVGQLLDEKFQVVYNLTYNTIAMHCGVDTSMLRRAIWNYVHCVFGIRYDDYDYGEVNQLLERSLKIYIKTVACYPEKTTKRMYTQFWRHFKHSEKVHINLLLLEARMQAALLYALRAVTRYMT